The following proteins are co-located in the Callithrix jacchus isolate 240 chromosome 10, calJac240_pri, whole genome shotgun sequence genome:
- the LOC100405643 gene encoding large ribosomal subunit protein uL11 yields the protein MPPKFDPNEIKVVYLRCTGGEVGATSALAPKIGPLGLSPKKVGDDIAKATGDWKGLRITVKLTIQNRQAQIEVVPSASALIIKALKEPPRDRKKQKNIKHSGNITFDEIVNIARQMRHRSLARELSGTIKEILGTAQSVGCNVDGRHPHDIIDDINSGAVECPAS from the coding sequence ATGCCGCCGAAGTTCGACCCCAACGAGATCAAAGTCGTATACCTGAGGTGCACTGGGGGTGAAGTCGGTGCCACTTCTGCGCTTGCCCCCAAGATCGGCCCCCTgggtctgtctccaaaaaaggttGGTGATGACATTGCCAAGGCAACGGGTGACTGGAAGGGCCTGAGGATTACAGTGAAACTGACCATTCAGAACAGACAGGCCCAGATTGAGGTGgtgccttctgcctctgccctgatCATCAAAGCCCTTAAGGAACcaccaagagacagaaagaaacagaaaaacattaaacacagTGGGAATATCACTTTCGATGAGATTGTCAACATTGCTCGACAGATGCGGCACCGATCTTTAGCCAGAGAACTTTCTGGAACCATTAAAGAGATCCTGGGGACTGCCCAATCTGTGGGCTGTAATGTTGATGGCCGCCACCCTCATGACATCATAGATGACATCAATAGTGGTGCTGTGGAATGCCCAGCTAGTTAA